One Paroedura picta isolate Pp20150507F chromosome 3, Ppicta_v3.0, whole genome shotgun sequence genomic window carries:
- the LOC143834381 gene encoding zinc finger protein RFP-like, which translates to MASENPRKRLKEEVTCPVCLEYFSNPVTLTCEHSLCHACILYSPTSALCPVCKRDFPIGDMKLNYSLADFVEISKLLNDQEEADRYETCERHQEPQNLFCRDDQVLICTSCKEEHCGHNTIPVDEAAEEYKGHISDSLEALKKCKEELVASIAATQAESSDLFEQMEAERQKTAVNFRDLWPFLKSEEERMLARMKKTEEEMHKKKTRNFRQLEKPVCLMEDLAREAEDKLELPASQLLQDTESIVKRCEQEVKYLNPFRIVQLLKRKDYKFADGNSTLERALKKLKGDVAIDFQDAAGFCQSFQGKR; encoded by the exons ATGGCTTCTGAGAATCCCAGAAAGAGGCTCAAGGAAGAAGTGACTTGCCCTGTCTGCTTGGAATATTTCTCAAATCCGGTGACACTGACCTGTGAGCACAGCTTGTGCCACGCTTGCATTTTGTATTCTCCCACCAGCGCCTTGTGCCCGGTGTGTAAAAGGGATTTTCCAATTGGAGACATGAAACTAAACTACAGCCTGGCTGACTTCGTTGAAATAAGCAAACTCCTGAATGACCAGGAGGAAGCAGACAGGTATGAGACCTGCGAGAGGCATCAAGAGCCCCAGAATCTTTTCTGCAGAGATGATCAAGTCCTCATCTGCACCTCGTGCAAGGAGGAGCACTGCGGTCACAATACAATTCCAGTGGACGAGGCTGCCGAAGAGTACAAG GGTCACATTTCTGACTCTTTGGAGGCCCTGAAGAAATGCAAAGAAGAGCTTGTGGCAAGTATAGCAGCCACGCAAGCGGAGAGCAGTGACCTGTTT GAGCAGATGGAAGCAGAGAGGCAGAAGACGGCGGTCAATTTCAGAGACCTGTGGCCTTTCCTGAAGAGCGAAGAGGAGCGCATGCTGGCCCGGATGAAAAAGACTGAGGAGGAGATGCACAAGAAGAAGACCCGGAACTTCCGCCAGCTCGAAAAGCCAGTGTGCTTAATGGAGGACCTGGCCCGGGAAGCAGAGGACAAGTTGGAGCTGCCGGCTAGCCAGCTCCTGCAG GATACGGAGAGCATAGTGAAAAG GTGTGAGCAAGAGGTCAAATATCTAAATCCGTTCCGGATTGTTCAGCTGCTAAAACGGAAGGATTATAAATTTGCTGACGGCAATTCCACACTGGAGAGGGCCCTAAAGAAACTTAAAG GGGACGTAGCGATAGACTTTCAGGATGCCGCTGGGTTTTgtcagagttttcaaggcaagaggtga